A window of the Miscanthus floridulus cultivar M001 chromosome 14, ASM1932011v1, whole genome shotgun sequence genome harbors these coding sequences:
- the LOC136505839 gene encoding uncharacterized protein has translation MMMGLDLDDIRDHVASLFIMLNKKTAILFRIEFLVVLATLLFLAMFFMDLFRRTIHSPFMRAVFSVFDAVSDSIVVHLLGAIQTAPFKNQLFPVWALMLVNFRHSADYISGYGVPDPRGRRFAEWRNVVKLLVSAFLNLTRGSRFTGPLWLVWVLQVMRSAYRCLSHYMACGAFWHGRSSELVAEHMLAMHSSSMNKGGELMDPVPDPAATMKVYGETKLQRQGGFNRLKKPQYALCIDQQQDHDATANDNGGCGGATRIHRRRKEKTSSAPAAGASRIHRRRKEKTSSVPVLTLDKIWDCPIPIHKQPQPHSLQQGQGRGEDGDGSGTKVLPLAFALSRLLRCRLEDVTLQPRIFDMNRELVKNMVGGKVATSDSDALRIMELQLAFVHYYFNNRYPMVFCCGLPSLFSSLLLSVLTICAVCWLAVDIRKVYKPPNGELAHVFKGFNVDIIITWVFIFLIVVKEIWEMRTYLGPVWFRPLKTLVPKSFRQLSKIF, from the coding sequence ATGATGATGGGCCTCGACCTCGATGATATCCGCGACCATGTGGCATCGCTGTTCATCATGCTGAACAAGAAGACAGCGATCTTGTTCCGCATCGAGTTCTTGGTGGTCCTCGCCACGCTTCTGTTCTTGGCCATGTTCTTCATGGACCTTTTTCGGCGCACCATCCACAGCCCGTTCATGAGAGCCGTGTTTAGCGTCTTCGACGCAGTCTCCGACTCCATCGTCGTGCACCTCCTGGGGGCCATACAAACGGCGCCTTTCAAGAATCAGCTGTTCCCAGTCTGGGCCCTCATGCTTGTCAATTTCCGCCACAGTGCAGACTACATCTCCGGCTATGGTGTCCCTGACCCTCGTGGGCGAAGGTTCGCTGAATGGAGGAACGTGGTCAAGCTACTGGTATCGGCGTTCTTGAACCTGACGCGTGGATCCCGTTTCACTGGCCCACTTTGGTTGGTCTGGGTTCTGCAGGTGATGAGGAGCGCCTACAGGTGTTTATCACATTATATGGCGTGCGGGGCCTTCTGGCATGGCAGGAGTTCGGAGCTTGTTGCAGAGCACATGCTTGCCATGCATAGCAGCAGCATGAACAAGGGAGGAGAATTAATGGACCCAGTCCCAGACCCAGCAGCGACGATGAAAGTCTATGGAGAAACAAAGCTGCAGCGGCAAGGAGGTTTCAACAGACTAAAGAAGCCTCAGTACGCATTGTGTATCGACCAGCAGCAGGATCACGATGCTACTGCTAACGACaacggcggctgcggcggcgctaCTAGAATCCACAGGCGCAGAAAGGAGAAGACATCGTCAGCACCGGCCGCCGGCGCTAGTAGAATCCACAGGCGCAGAAAGGAGAAGACATCGTCAGTACCGGTGCTGACGTTGGACAAGATCTGGGACTGTCCCATTCCCATTCATAAACAACCACAACCACATAGCCTGcagcagggccagggccggggtGAGGATGGTGATGGGAGTGGGACCAAGGTTCTCCCTCTGGCCTTCGCCCTGTCCAGGCTTCTGCGGTGCAGGCTCGAGGATGTGACGCTGCAGCCACGTATATTTGACATGAACCGAGAGCTGGTCAAGAACATGGTTGGCGGGAAGGTGGCTACCAGCGACAGCGATGCCCTCAGGATCATGGAGCTGCAGCTCGCCTTCGTCCATTACTACTTCAACAACCGCTACCCCATGGTGTTCTGTTGTGGCCTCCCATCCCTCTTCTCCAGCCTGCTGCTGTCTGTGCTGACCATCTGTGCAGTCTGCTGGCTCGCTGTGGACATCCGTAAGGTCTACAAGCCCCCCAATGGCGAGCTTGCCCATGTGTTCAAGGGCTTCAATGTCGACATAATCATTACCTGGGTATTCATTTTCTTGATAGTTGTCAAGGAGATATGGGAGATGCGCAcctacttaggccctgtttggttccgaCCTCTTAAAACTTTAGTTCCTAAAAGTTTTAGGCAGCTTTCTAAAATCTTCtaa